The Streptomyces sp. NBC_00597 DNA segment GTACGGCGCTTCCGTCGGGATCCGCTGCCAGTCGGAGGGCACCAACGTCTCGGGCCCGTACGGCACGACCGATCTCTGGGACTGCATCGGCAACGGCGAGTTCGTGTCCGACGCGTACGTGAACACCGGCAGCGACGGCTACGTCACCTCCCGCTGCGGCTGACACCGCCCGCGGCGGCCGCGCCCCGGCCGCGCGCAGGGCCCCCGTCTGACACGTGAGACGACCCCGGCGCGGCAGGCCCGGCGGGGGATAATCGCCGGTGTGAGCGACGACGACCAGCGAGACCAGACCCCCGCCGAGCCGGCCCAGCCGGCCGCGCGGGTTCCTGCGGCGGCCGCGGGGCCCCAGCCCGAGCCGATCCGGTTCTTCGGCACCACCTGGGTGGACCACGACGGCGGCTACGCCCTGCGCCGCGTCGCCATGGCCGCCGGCTCGCTCATCACCGCGGTGGCCGCGGCCGTACTGCTCCGCCTCTCCTACGAGGGCCTGGAGATCGGCGACGTCGGCCCGTTCCTCAGCATCTCCGTCGTCGTCCTCTTCGCGATCGCCAGTTCCATCGCCTTCGTGAAGACCTGGGACTCCTACAAGCGCCGGCCGGCCCCCTCCTCCGACGAGGCCGCCCTCAAGGGCCTGAAGACGATCGGTTTCATCGGCTCCCTCATCGCGTACTTCCTGCGCTGCTTCGCCGAAGCCCCCGGTGAACGGCTCCGCCGCGCCGAGTACGAGCGCGCCACCGCCGAATTCGCCCGCCGCCGCAGCACCCGTACGGGCAATCCGGCCGCGCGCCGCCCCAAGCGGAAGAAGTAGGCCTCATCCCTCCCGGTGATTGACGCCCCGGCACCGCCAGGAGCATTATTCATCACATGATGAATAATCGAGAGCGGGGAGCCGTCACGGCCCCGGCGGAGGCCACCGCCGCCGCCGTCCACGCCTGCGGCCTCACCGTCCGCCGCGGCACCGGCTGCACCCCCCGCACCGTCATCGACGGCATCGCCTTCGACGTCCCCCGCGGCCGCATCACCGGCCTCCTCGGCCCCTCCGGCTGCGGCAAATCCACCCTCATGCGCGCCGTCGCCGGCACCCAGGCACACGTCACCGGCACCCTCGACGTCCTCGGCCGCCCCGCCGGCCACCCCGAGCTCCGCTCCCGCATCGGCTACGTCACCCAGGCCCCCTCCGTCTACGACGACCTCACCGTCCGGCAGAACCTCGACTACTTCGCCGCCGTCCTCGACCCTGGCCGCGCCGCCGCCGACCGCCGCCGCGACACCGTCACCCGCGCCATCGCCGACGTCGACCTCACCACCCACGCCACCGCACTCGCCGGGAACCTCTCCGGCGGCCAGCGCAGCCGCGTCTCCCTCGCCGTCGCACTCCTCGGCGCCCCCGAACTCCTCGTCCTCGACGAACCCACCGTCGGCCTCGACCCCGTCCTGCGCCGCGACCTGTGGAACCTCTTCCACGACATCGCCACCACCCGCGGCGCCACGATCCTCGTCTCCTCCCACGTCATGGACGAGGCCGAGCGCTGCCACGACCTGCTCCTCATGCGCGAGGGCCGCATCCTCGCCCAGGACACCCCCGACGCACTGCGCACCCGTACGCACTCCGCCACCGTCGAAGAGGGCTTCCTCCGCCTCGTCGACGAGGCCAACGCCACCGCCGCACCCGCCGCGGCACCCGCCGCCGCAGTCCAGGAGCAGAGCCGATGACCGCCACCTCCGCCATCAGCGGCGCCCGCACCGCCGCCACCGCGGCCCGCGTCCTGCGCCAGCTGCGCCACGACCCGCGCTCCATCGCGCTGATGCTGCTGGTCCCCGTACTGATGCTGACGCTGCTGCGCTTCGTCTTCGACGGGAGCCCGCGCACCTTCGACAGCATCGGCGCGTCCCTCCTCGGGATCTTCCCCCTCATCACCATGTTCCTGGTGACCTCGATCGCCACCCTGCGCGAACGCACCTCCGGCACCCTCGAACGCCTCCTCGCCATGCCGCTCGGCAAGGGCGACCTCATCGGCGGCTACGCCCTCGCCTTCGGAGCCGTCGCCGTCGTCCAGTCCCTCCTCGCCACCGGCCTCGCCCTGTGGCTCCTCGGCCTCGACGTCGTCGGATCGCCCTGGCTGCTCCTGCTCGTCGCCCTCCTCGACGCCCTGCTCGGCACCGCCCTCGGCCTGTTCGTCTCGGCCTTCGCCGCCAGCGAGTTCCAGGCCGTCCAGTTCATGCCGGCCGTGATCTTCCCCCAGCTGCTGCTCTGCGGGCTCTTCGCCGCACGCGACACCATGCAGCCCGTCCTCGAAGGCATCTCGAACGCGCTGCCCATGTCCTACGCCGTCGACGGCATGACCCAGGTCCTCACCCACACCGACATGACCGCCGACTTCGTCCGCGACGCCGTGATCGTCGCCGCCTGCGCGCTGCTCGTCCTCGCCCTCGGCGCGGCCACCCTCCGCCGCCGCACCCCCTGACCACGGAGCGGACATCCCCTCGTCATGGCGCGCCCGGGTGCAAGGATGAGGACGTACGTCCTGAAGGTTCGTTCGGCGAGGTGAATCGGGCATGACCCAGACAGTCGCAGTCCTCGGTACCGGCAAGATCGGCGAGGCCCTGCTCAGCGGGATGATCCGCGGCGGCTGGCCCGCCTCCAAACTCCTCGTCACCGCCCGCCGCCCGGAACGCGCCGAGGAGCTCCGCTCCCGCTACGGCGTCGAGGCCGTCAGCAACGCCGAGGCCGCCAAGCGCGCCGACACCCTCATCCTCACCGTCAAGCCGCAGGACATGGGCAAGCTCCTGGAGGAGCTCGCCCCGCACGTCCCCGCCGACCGCCTGGTCATCAGCGGCGCCGCCGGCATCCCCACCTCCTTCTTCGAGGAGCGGCTCGCCTCCGGCACCCCCGTCGTCCGCGTCATGACGAACACCCCCGCCCTCGTCGACGAGGCCATGTCCGTCATCTCGGCCGGCAGCCACGCCACCGCGGGGCACCTCGCCCACACCGAGGAGATCTTCGGCGGCGTCGGCAAGACCCTGCGCGTCCCCGAGTCCCAGCAGGACGCCGCCACCGCCCTCTCCGGCTCCGGGCCCGCGTACTTCTACTTCCTGGTCGAGGCGATGACGGACGCCGGCATCCTCCTCGGCCTGCCCCGCGCCCAGGCCCACGACCTCATCGTCCAGGCCGCCATCGGCGCCGCCGTGATGCTCCGCGACAGCGGCGAGCACCCGGTCAAGCTCCGCGAGGCCGTCACCTCCCCGGCCGGCACCACCATCAACGCGATCGTCGAACTCGAACGGCACGGCGTACGGGCCGCCCTGATCGCAGCCCTCGAAGCAGCCCGCGACCGCAGCCGCGAACTCGCCTCCGGCAACAGCTGACACGGCCCCGGCCACGGCCCGTACGGAGGTACGAGCCGCGGCCGGGGCCGGGCCGGGCAGCCGGCCGGGCCCAGGACTGGGCCGGGTACCGGGCCCGGGACTCGGGCCCGGAATCCCGGGCGGGGCTCAGGGCTCCAGCAGCCCGATCGCCCGGTACGCCCGGTCCACGTGGGGCCGCGCCAGCGCCCGCGCCCGCCCGGCCCCCTCCCGCAGCACCTTCTCCACCGCCGCCGGATCGGCCGCCAGCTCGGCATGCCGCTCCCGCACCGGCCGCAGCACCTCCACCACCGCATCGGCGACGTCCCGCTTCAGTGCCCCGTACCCGCTGTACTCGTCCGCGAGCGCGCCCGGCTCCCCGCCGGTGCACGCGGCCAGCACGTCCAGCAGGTTCGCCACTCCCGGCCGTGCCTCCCGGTCGTAGACGACCCCGCCGTCCCCGCTGTCGGTCACGGCCCGCATGACCTTCTTCCGGATCACCTCGGGCTCGTCCAGCATGAACACCACCCCGGGCCCCGCCCCGCCGGACTTCCCCATCTTCGACGTCGGGTCCTGAAGGTCCATCACCCGCGCGGCCACCTTCGGGAGCGTCACCTTCGGCACGGTGAAGGTGTGCCCGTACCGCTGGTTGAACCGCACCGCCAGATCCCGGGCCAGCTCCACGTGCTGCCGCTGGTCCTCACCCACCGGGACCTCCGCGGTCCCGTACGCCAGGATGTCGGCGGCCATGAGCACCGGATACGTCAGCAGCGAAAGCCGCACACCCTCCCCGGTCGTCTGCGCCCGCGCGGACTTCTCCTTGTACTGGATCATCCGCCGCAGCTCACCGTCGGTGGCGGTGCATTCCAGTACGTACGACAGCCGGGTGTGTTCGTCGACGTGGCTCTGCATGAACAGGGTGCATTTCTCCGGGTCGAGCCCGGAGGCGAGGAACAGCGTCGCCACCTGCCTGCTCAGCCGGCGCACCCGCGCCGGATCGTGCTCGACGGTCAGGGCATGGAGGTCGACGACGCAGAACAGTGCCTCGTCCGGCTCCTGGTCGGCGGCGACCCACTGCCGGATGGCCCCCAGGTAGTTCCCCAGCGTCAGATGCCCGGTCGGCTTGATCCCGCTGAAGATCCTCGTCGTCATGTCCTGTCTCCCTGTCCGTGGCTGGTGTCGGGACCGCCGCTGCGGGCGGCCGAGCCACTCCCGGGAGGGGAGAAACAAGAACGGCCGCCGTAGCGGCGGCCGTGAGCGCATGCGTGCTCGCGTGAAGGTCGGCCGCCGTCAGGCGGCCCACCAGCAAAGGCTGAGCATGAGCGCATGCGTAGTCATGGGCCTCAGGCTAGCCCTTCATGGCGGTGCCTGTCCTGGAGTTGACACACGAGTCCGAGATCCGTAAGGTTCTTCGAGTTGTCCGACGTGAGCGCCGACTCCGGTCGGTCCCCGGACAGCCATCCCGCACCAACACATTCGAACGAACGACGCACTGTGTCGTCTCGTTTTCATGCGTATTTGCGAATGAGGAATCCGTGTCCAAGGACGCGGCCCCCGATTAGGTTCGGGGGCAAGGAATCCGCTACTGTCTCACTCGCCGCAAGGGCCCAACAGCCCAAGCAGCACAACCCGCTGACTGGGAGTCAGGCCCGAAAGGATCTGATAGAGTCGGAATCGCCGGAAAGGGAAAACGCGAAAGCGAAGGACCTGGAAAGCGAGCAGGACTGACTCTGATAGAGTCGGAAACGCAAGAACGAAGAACGAAAGCCCGGAGGAAAGCCCGAGAGGGTGAGTACAAAGGAAGCGTCCGTTCCTTGAGAACTCAACAGCGTGCCAAAAATCAACGCCAGAAGTTGATACCCCGTCCATTTCGGTGGATGAGGTTCCTTTGAAAAAGTCCTGTCTTTCGGGGCAGGCAACAACACAGCGAGGACGCAGTGGACGGTCGGTCTTATTCCGACATGATCGTCCCGCTCTAAGTGCGTGTGCACCCGATTACGGGTAAACATTCATGGAGAGTTTGATCCTGGCTCAGGACGAACGCTGGCGGCGTGCTTAACACATGCAAGTCGAACGATGAAGCCCTTCGGGGTGGATTAGTGGCGAACGGGTGAGTAACACGTGGGCAATCTGCCCTTCACTCTGGGACAAGCCCTGGAAACGGGGTCTAATACCGGATAATACTCCTGCCTGCATGGGTGGGGGTTAAAAGCTCCGGCGGTGAAGGATGAGCCCGCGGCCTATCAGCTTGTTGGTGGGGTAATGGCCCACCAAGGCGACGACGGGTAGCCGGCCTGAGAGGGCGACCGGCCACACTGGGACTGAGACACGGCCCAGACTCCTACGGGAGGCAGCAGTGGGGAATATTGCACAATGGGCGAAAGCCTGATGCAGCGACGCCGCGTGAGGGATGACGGCCTTCGGGTTGTAAACCTCTTTCAGCAGGGAAGAAGCGAAAGTGACGGTACCTGCAGAAGAAGCGCCGGCTAACTACGTGCCAGCAGCCGCGGTAATACGTAGGGCGCAAGCGTTGTCCGGAATTATTGGGCGTAAAGAGCTCGTAGGCGGCTTGTCACGTCGGATGTGAAAGCCCGAGGCTTAACCTCGGGTCTGCATTCGATACGGGCTAGCTAGAGTGTGGTAGGGGAGATCGGAATTCCTGGTGTAGCGGTGAAATGCGCAGATATCAGGAGGAACACCGGTGGCGAAGGCGGATCTCTGGGCCATTACTGACGCTGAGGAGCGAAAGCGTGGGGAGCGAACAGGATTAGATACCCTGGTAGTCCACGCCGTAAACGTTGGGAACTAGGTGTTGGCGACATTCCACGTCGTCGGTGCCGCAGCTAACGCATTAAGTTCCCCGCCTGGGGAGTACGGCCGCAAGGCTAAAACTCAAAGGAATTGACGGGGGCCCGCACAAGCAGCGGAGCATGTGGCTTAATTCGACGCAACGCGAAGAACCTTACCAAGGCTTGACATATACCGGAAAGCATTAGAGATAGTGCCCCCCTTGTGGTCGGTATACAGGTGGTGCATGGCTGTCGTCAGCTCGTGTCGTGAGATGTTGGGTTAAGTCCCGCAACGAGCGCAACCCTTGTCCTGTGTTGCCAGCATGCCCTTCGGGGTGATGGGGACTCACAGGAGACCGCCGGGGTCAACTCGGAGGAAGGTGGGGACGACGTCAAGTCATCATGCCCCTTATGTCTTGGGCTGCACACGTGCTACAATGGCCGGTACAATGAGCTGCGATACCGTGAGGTGGAGCGAATCTCAAAAAGCCGGTCTCAGTTCGGATTGGGGTCTGCAACTCGACCCCATGAAGTCGGAGTTGCTAGTAATCGCAGATCAGCATTGCTGCGGTGAATACGTTCCCGGGCCTTGTACACACCGCCCGTCACGTCACGAAAGTCGGTAACACCCGAAGCCGGTGGCCCAACCCGTAAGGGAGGGAGCTGTCGAAGGTGGGACTGGCGATTGGGACGAAGTCGTAACAAGGTAGCCGTACCGGAAGGTGCGGCTGGATCACCTCCTTTCTAAGGAGCACAGTACCGATTGCAGACAAATGTTCTGCACGGTCAGCTCATGGGTGGAACGTTGATTAGTTGGCATCTTCGGTCTGATGGTTCTCAAGTACTGCTTCGGCGTGGAAAGAGAAGACGGATGAACGGAGATGCTTGGCACGTTGTTGGGTCCTGAAGGTACGGCCGTAAGGTCATGTCTTCAGTGCCGGCCCCAGTGAACTCGCCAGCTTGTCTGGTGGGGTGATGGGTGGCTGGTCGTTGTTTGAGAACTACACAGTGGACGCGAGCATCTGTGGCCAAGTTTTTAAGGGCGCACGGTGGATGCCTTGGCACCAGGAACCGATGAAGGACGTGAGAGGCCGCGATAGGCCCCGGGGAGCTGCCAACTGAGCTTTGATCCGGGGGTGTCCGAATGGGGAAACCCGGCAGTCGTCATGGGCTGTCACCCACTGCTGAACACATAGGCAGTGTGGAGGGAACGAGGGGAAGTGAAACATCTCAGTACCCTCAGGAAGAGAAAACAACCGTGATTCCGGGAGTAGTGGCGAGCGAAACCGGATGAGGCCAAACCGTATGCGTGTGATACCCGGCAGGGGTTGCGCATGCGGGGTTGTGGGAATTCTTTTGATCGGTCTGCCGGCCGGTCGGCGAGTCAGAAACCGTTGATGTAGTCGAAGGACATGCGAAAGGTCCGGCGTAGAGGGTAAGACCCCCGTAGACGAAACATCAGCGGCTTGCTTAAGAATCTCCCAAGTAGCACGGGGCCCGAGAAATCCCGTGTGAATCTGGCGGGACCACCCGCTAAGCCTAAATATTCCCTGGTGACCGATAGCGGATAGTACCGTGAGGGAATGGTGAAAAGTACCGCGGGAGCGGAGTGAAATAGTACCTGAAACCGTGTGCCTACAAGCCGTGGGAGCGTCGCTGTATGTGCTTGCACATACAGTCGTGACTGCGTGCCTTTTGAAGAATGAGCCTGCGAGTTAGCGGTGTGTAGCGAGGTTAACCCGTGTGGGGAAGCCGTAGCGAAAGCGAGTCCGAATAGGGCGATTGAGTTGCACGCTCTAGACCCGAAGCGGAGTGATCTAGCCATGGGCAGGTTGAAGCGGAGGTAAGACTTCGTGGAGGACCGAACCCACCAGGGTTGAAAACCTGGGGGATGACCTGTGGTTAGGGGTGAAAGGCCAATCAAACTCCGTGATAGCTGGTTCTCCCCGAAATGCATTTAGGTGCAGCGTCGTGTGTTTCTTGCCGGAGGTAGAGCACTGGATAGGCGATGGGCCCTACCGGGTTACTGACCTTAGCCAAACTCCGAATGCCGGTAAGTGAGAGCACGGCAGTGAGACTGTGGGGGATAAGCTCCATGGTCGAGAGGGAAACAGCCCAGAGCATCGACTAAGGCCCCTAAGCGTACGCTAAGTGGGAAAGGATGTGGAGTCGCAGAGACAACCAGGAGGTTGGCTTAGAAGCAGCCACCCTTGAAAGAGTGCGTAATAGCTCACTGGTCAAGTGATTCCGCGCCGACAATGTAGCGGGGCTCAAGCGTACCGCCGAAGTCGTGTCATTGCAGCAATAGGGCCAACGCCCGCTGTGATGGGTAGGGGAGCGTCGTGTGCCGGGTGAAGCAGCAGCGGAAGCTAGTTGTGGACGGTTCACGAGTGAGAATGCAGGCATGAGTAGCGATACACACGTGAGAAACGTGTGCGCCGATTGACTAAGGGTTCCTGGGTCAAGCTGATCTGCCCAGGGTAAGTCGGGACCTAAGGCGAGGCCGACAGGCGTAGTCGATGGACAACCGGTTGATATTCCGGTACCCGCTTTGAAACGCCCAATATCGAATCAGGCGATGCTAAGTCCGTGAAGCCGTTCCGGACCCTTCGGGGAAAGGAAAGTGGTGGAGCCGACGAACCAGACTTGTAGTAGGTAAGCGATGGGGTGACGCAGGAAGGTAGTCCAGCCCGGGCGGTGGTTGTCCCGGGGTAAGGGTGTAGGCCGAGGGGTAGGCAAATCCGTCCCTCATTAAGGCTGAGACCTGATGCCGAGCCGATTGTGGTGAAGTGGATGATCCTATGCTGTCGAGAAAAGCCTCTAGCGAGTTTCATGGCGGCCCGTACCCTAAACCGACTCAGGTGGTCAGGTAGAGAATACCGAGGCGTTCGGGTGAACTATGGTTAAGGAACTCGGCAAAATGCCCCCGTAACTTCGGGAGAAGGGGGGCCATCACTGGTGATCGGACTTGCTCCGTGAGCTGGGGGTGGCCGCAGAGACCAGCGAGAAGCGACTGTTTACTAAAAACACAGGTCCGTGCGAAGCCGTAAGGCGATGTATACGGACTGACGCCTGCCCGGTGCTGGAACGTTAAGGGGACCGGTTAGTGCACTTTCGGGTGTGCGAAGCTGAGAACTTAAGCGCCAGTAAACGGCGGTGGTAACTATAACCATCCTAAGGTAGCGAAATTCCTTGTCGGGTAAGTTCCGACCTGCACGAATGGCGTAACGACTTCTCGACTGTCTCAACCATAGGCCCGGTGAAATTGCACTACGAGTAAAGATGCTCGTTTCGCGCAGCAGGACGGAAAGACCCCGGGACCTTTACTACAGTTTGATATTGGTGTTCGGTTCGGCTTGTGTAGGATAGGTGGGAGACTTTGAAGCAGCCACGCCAGTGGTTGTGGAGTCGCCGTTGAAATACCACTCTGGTCGTGCTGGATGTCTAACCTCGGTCCGTGATCCGGATCAGGGACAGTGTCTGATGGGTAGTTTAACTGGGGCGGTTGCCTCCCAAAGGGTAACGGAGGCGCCCAAAGGTTCCCTCAGCCTGGTTGGCAATCAGGTGTTGAGTGTAAGTGCACAAGGGAGCTTGACTGTGAGACCGACGGGTCGAGCAGGGACGAAAGTCGGGACTAGTGATCCGGCGGTGGCTTGTGGAAGCGCCGTCGCTCAACGGATAAAAGGTACCCCGGGGATAACAGGCTGATCTTCCCCAAGAGTCCATATCGACGGGATGGTTTGGCACCTCGATGTCGGCTCGTCGCATCCTGGGGCTGGAGTCGGTCCCAAGGGTTGGGCTGTTCGCCCATTAAAGCGGTACGCGAGCTGGGTTTAGAACGTCGTGAGACAGTTCGGTCCCTATCCGCTGTGCGCGTAGGAATATTGAGAAGGGCTGTCCCTAGTACGAGAGGACCGGGACGGACGAACCTCTGGTGTGCCAGTTGTCCTGCCAAGGGCATGGCTGGTTGGCTACGTTCGGGAGGGATAACCGCTGAAAGCATCTAAGCGGGAAGCCTGCTTCAAGATGAGTATTCCCACCTCCTTGAGAGGGTAAGGCTCCCAGTAGACGACTGGGTTGATAGGCCAGATGTGGAAGCCCGGTAACGGGTGGAGCTGACTGGTACTAATAGGCCGAGGGCTTGTCCTCAGTTGCTCGCGTCCACTGTGTTAGTTCTGAAATAACGAACAGCTGTGATTTTAGCCAGCGTTCAAATTTCATAGTGTTTCGGTGGTCATAGCGTTAGGGAAACGCCCGGTTACATTCCGAACCCGGAAGCTAAGCCTTTCAGCGCCGATGGTACTGCAGGGGGGACCCTGTGGGAGAGTAGGACGCCGCCGAACAATCATTGTGGGAAAGCCCCGCACCTTCTGGTGCGGGGCTTTTCTGCGTTTCAGGGACACTCGCCCCGCGCAGTGCGTCGCAGTCCCGGCTTCACCAGTCGGCGGGGTAGCCCTTGACCACGAGGTCGGGGTCCTCCTGGGGGGTGCCGCGGCCAGCGTATCCACGTCGGGGGGACGGAGCCTTTAGGTTTGGGGCATGGGCTATGACCTCGTCATCTTCGACAACGACGGCGTGCTGGTGGACAGCGAGCCGGTCGCCAACGGCATTCTGGCCGGGTACCTGACCGAGCTGGGGCATCCCACCTCGTACGAGGACTCGCTCCGCGACTACATGGGAGCCGCCGTGCACCGGGTGCACGATCACGTCTTCGAGCGGACCGGGGAGCGGCTTCCCGCCGAGTTCGATGACGTTCTGCACGCGCGGACCTTCGCCGCGTTCGAGCGGGAGCTGACGCCCGTCGCCGGTGTCGTGGACGTCCTCGACGCCCTCACCGCGCACGGGATGCCGTACTGCCTGGCCTCATCCGGGAGCCACGAACGGATCCGTGTCGGACACCGGGCGGCCGGGCTCGGCGCATGGTTCGAGGAGGAGTGGATCTTCAGTTCCCAGGACGTGGGGAAGGGGAAGCCCGCTCCCGATCTGTTCCTGCACGCGGCCCGGGCCATGGGCGTCGATCCCTCGCGGTGCGTGGTGATCGAGGACAGCCCGCTCGGGGTGCGGGCCGCCGTCGCCGCCGGGATGGACGTGTACGGGTTCACCGGGATGATGTCCGCCGAGCGGCTGGCCGGGGCCACCGGGTTCTTCGGGCACATGAAGGAGCTGACGGGGCTTCTGGAACTCCCCGTGTGATCTCTCTACCCACGGGTAGCCCGCAGGCCTACGCTGTGCCGCCATGACAGAAGACGTACGGCTGCGCCGGGGCAGGGGCTCCCTGGGGTTCAGCTTCTTCGTGCAGGGCGTGACCTTCGCCCTCCTCGTGACGCGGATCCCCGCCATCCAGGACCGGTACGGGATATCCGACGGGCTGCTGCCCGCCTTCCTCGCGGCCGTGCCGATCCTCGCCGGGGTGTCCAGCGTCGCCACCGAGCACCTGGTGAAGCGGGTTGGGCCCGCCACCGTACTGCGGTGGGCGCAGCCGCTGGTCCTGCTCGCCCTGCTGGGCGTCGGGGCCGGCAGCCGGATGTGGCACGCGGCGCTGGCCCTGGGGGCGTTCGGGCTGTCCGTCGGTGCGCTCGACGCGTCGATGAACATGCTGGGCGTCAGCCTCCAGCGGGCGTACGGGCGCAGCATCATGCTCGGCTTCCATGCCGCGTACAGCCTGGGCGGGATCGTCGGGGCGTCCGCCGCGTGGGCGGGGGCGCACTGGCACCTGTCGCTGCTCACCTCGTACCTGCCGGCGGTGGTCGTGCTGTTGCCGCTCGCGTTGTACGGGAGCCGGTCCTACGTCGGGCGGCCCGGCGTGGGGGACGAGGCGGCCGAGAAGGGGCTGGGGGCCGGCGGGTTCAAGCTGCTGCTGCCGCTGTGCCTGGTGATGGCGTGTGCGTACATCGGGGATTCGACCGTCTCGAACTGGAGCGCCAAGTACCTGCAGGACGTGCTGGGGAGCTCGGAGCAGCTGGCGACGGTTCCGTACAACGTGTACATGGTGACGACGCTGGTCGGGCGGGCCGTCGGGGACCTGGGCGTGCGGCGTTTCGGGGCGGTGTCCGTCGTGCGGATCGGGACGCTGGTCGCGGCCGGCGGGTTCGCGGTGGTGGCGGCGGCTCCCGGCGCATGGGCGGGGATGTTCGGTTTCACGCTGCTGGGGATCGGGTTGTGCGTGATCGTGCCGCAGACCTTTGCGGCGGCGGGGCGTCTTTTCCCCGGATCCTCCGATACGGCCGTCGCGCGGCTGAACATCTTCAACTACGTGGGCTTCTTGGTCGGATCGCCGCTCGTCGGCGGGATCGGGGACGCCTGGAGCTACCGGGGGGCGATGCTCGTGCCGATGGCGCTGGTCCTGGTGACGCTCTTCCACGCCCGTTCGTTCGGCGCGGAGGGCGCCCGATACGGTGTCGGGCATGAGCGGCCGCGGGTTGTTGATGTGGGACGAGGCGGTAACGAGGTATGACTTCGGACCGAGCCATCCGATGGACCCGGTGCGCCTGGCGCTGACCATGGGCCTGGTGCGCGCCTTCGGGCTGGACCGGGAGATGGAGGTACGGGCGGCCCGCGCGGCGGGGGACTCCACGCTGCGGCTGGTCCACCGGGAGGACTACGTGGCCGCGGTGCGCGAGGTGTCCGCGGATCCGGGGGTGGCCGACGGGTCGTACGGGCTGGGGACGATGGACGATCCGGCGTTCCACGGGATGCACGAGGCTTCGGCGCTGATCGCGGGGCAGTCGGTGGCGGCGGCGGAGGCGGTCTGGCGGGGGGAGGCCGAGCACGCGGTGAACTTCGCGGGCGGGCTGCACCATGCGATGCCGGGCGGGGCGGCCGGGTTCTGCGTGTACAACGACGCGGCGCTGGCGATCGCGCGGCTGCTGGAGCTGGGGGCCGAGCGGGTCGCGTACGTGGATGTGGACGTGCACCACGGGGACGGGGTCCAGGCGGCGTTCTGGGACGACCCGCGCGTGCTGACGATCTCCCTGCACGAACATCCGCGGACGCTGTTCCCGCAGACGGGCTGGCCGGAGGAGACGGGCGGGCCGGCCGCGGAGGGTTCGGCGGTGAACGTGGCGCTGCCGGCCGGGACCGCGGACGAGGGATGGCTGCGGGCCTTTCACGCGACGGTGCCGGAGCTGCTGGCCGATTTCCGGCCGCAGGTGCTGGTGACGCAGCACGGGGCGGATACGCATGTCGAGGACCCGCTGGCACACCTCGCGGTGTCGTTGGACGCGCAGCGGGCGGTGCAGGAGGCCTGTCACCGGCTGGCGCACGAGTACGCGGGCGGCCGGTGGGTGGCTCTGGGCGGCGGCGGGTACGCGGTCGTGGACGTCGTACCGCGGTCGTGGACGCACCTGGTGGGGATCGCGGCGCACCGTCCGGTCGATCCGCAGTCGCCGGTGCCGGACGCGTGGCGGGACGAGGTGTACGCGCGGACGCGGCAGCCGGCGCCGGCCCGGATGACGGACGGGCGGACGGTCGCGTGGCGGGACTGGGAGGCGGG contains these protein-coding regions:
- a CDS encoding acetoin utilization protein AcuC; protein product: MSGRGLLMWDEAVTRYDFGPSHPMDPVRLALTMGLVRAFGLDREMEVRAARAAGDSTLRLVHREDYVAAVREVSADPGVADGSYGLGTMDDPAFHGMHEASALIAGQSVAAAEAVWRGEAEHAVNFAGGLHHAMPGGAAGFCVYNDAALAIARLLELGAERVAYVDVDVHHGDGVQAAFWDDPRVLTISLHEHPRTLFPQTGWPEETGGPAAEGSAVNVALPAGTADEGWLRAFHATVPELLADFRPQVLVTQHGADTHVEDPLAHLAVSLDAQRAVQEACHRLAHEYAGGRWVALGGGGYAVVDVVPRSWTHLVGIAAHRPVDPQSPVPDAWRDEVYARTRQPAPARMTDGRTVAWRDWEAGYDPADRIDQAVLATRRAVFPLRGLLT